One window of Phycisphaeraceae bacterium genomic DNA carries:
- a CDS encoding immunoglobulin domain-containing protein, protein MPTNSALVKLVAAGSFVLASCAMAQPATCPRILPGSLSPEIQTPQTAIVWDRDGAGPEAPLLVISAQAFPESPTGAQNLIGWDGQRYVKMFTGAPADVLFTQLFIHSGQLFGVSSTSQMVQFNSSSWTNVTPTFGVINEAISFGGEIVICGTQQGTSAKGVFALRAGAWVQLGAAFNGDVNSIANWNGQLVAVGSFTLPGITTTRAAIFDGTDWQPLGTSSNLPSGFAPTRVRAIGDKVLASNNGGVIGIFGAGAWLRSSENGKIFGASETRIYANDHTSFSVFDPEPIKVYDGQSWTTLDVASQAYLDPISVVLEYQGKVVALGAATVAGTSAASRVNAIELVESRWRPFGEGTGGPVRSMAIAPDGTLLTLRGLRGVSKENSNVYTFPSHPFARSWNGAWCSPAGTALPGPPNINNPPASVFYELTADPEFGMLAGGYFYGEYGGTPLAAVVQYLPGSDWGSFGTRLFKFRDTSNTLQSPRVFKVIRYQGELIAVGEFSLTTVEDHASIARYQDGEWVPLAPSMAFPAGSRFRNAFVFDNKLFLVGTSVKTPDGTGTTVYFDSAAWSAPSTALNARSDFCLHAGNLHAVAGDGLTVVRWNGSGWDAVGPALPSAVNAIASYRGSLYSGGAFGLRKFDGTSWAALTSVGNFGTVQALIEHNGELAIGTDGTLSYSFSGVSNSATGLARFSADNIPVILQNPLSRTGACGETTTLTVTTANYGPSSYHWYKDSVLLANGPTGSGSILSGVSTKSLVITNLGSSDAGSYTCVVSVSTLCGNTTTAPAVLAATCCPADLNNDLVVDDADFELFVAAYNTLVCGSPEMPIGCQADFNGDGLVDDTDFVYFVIAYNELACP, encoded by the coding sequence ATGCCCACGAATAGCGCGTTGGTCAAACTCGTTGCGGCGGGTTCTTTTGTCCTCGCTTCTTGCGCCATGGCACAACCCGCGACCTGTCCGCGCATCCTGCCGGGCTCGCTTTCGCCCGAAATCCAGACCCCCCAGACGGCGATCGTCTGGGATCGGGATGGCGCTGGTCCGGAGGCACCGCTCCTGGTCATCTCGGCGCAAGCATTCCCGGAATCTCCCACCGGCGCGCAGAACCTCATCGGCTGGGACGGGCAGCGGTACGTGAAGATGTTCACCGGCGCGCCCGCCGACGTGTTGTTCACGCAACTGTTCATCCACTCCGGGCAGCTCTTCGGGGTTTCGAGCACCAGCCAGATGGTGCAGTTCAACTCGAGTTCGTGGACGAACGTCACGCCGACCTTCGGCGTCATCAATGAAGCGATTTCGTTCGGAGGCGAGATCGTGATCTGCGGCACGCAGCAGGGCACGTCCGCCAAGGGCGTCTTCGCGCTGCGCGCCGGCGCATGGGTCCAGCTGGGCGCCGCGTTCAATGGCGATGTGAATTCGATCGCGAACTGGAATGGACAGCTCGTCGCCGTCGGCTCTTTCACGCTCCCCGGCATCACCACCACTCGCGCGGCAATCTTTGACGGAACCGACTGGCAGCCCCTCGGCACCTCGTCCAACCTGCCTTCCGGATTTGCGCCCACGCGCGTCCGCGCGATCGGCGACAAAGTGCTCGCTTCCAACAACGGAGGGGTCATCGGCATTTTCGGCGCCGGGGCGTGGCTGCGATCTTCAGAGAATGGAAAGATTTTCGGCGCTTCCGAAACCCGGATTTATGCGAACGATCACACGTCGTTTTCCGTATTCGATCCCGAGCCGATCAAGGTCTACGACGGCCAGTCCTGGACCACGCTCGACGTGGCATCTCAGGCGTATCTCGATCCGATCTCCGTTGTGTTGGAATATCAAGGCAAGGTCGTGGCGCTCGGGGCGGCGACCGTTGCCGGAACGAGTGCGGCGTCGCGCGTCAACGCGATCGAACTCGTGGAGTCGCGCTGGCGACCGTTCGGCGAAGGAACCGGCGGGCCCGTTCGCTCCATGGCGATCGCTCCCGACGGAACACTGCTGACGCTGCGCGGACTTCGGGGCGTTTCCAAAGAGAACTCAAATGTGTACACGTTCCCGTCACATCCTTTCGCGCGGTCGTGGAACGGGGCGTGGTGCTCTCCCGCGGGGACAGCGCTCCCCGGACCGCCCAACATCAACAACCCGCCGGCGAGCGTTTTCTATGAATTGACCGCGGATCCCGAATTCGGGATGCTTGCGGGCGGTTACTTCTACGGCGAATACGGCGGCACCCCGCTCGCCGCGGTTGTGCAGTATCTTCCCGGCAGCGATTGGGGGAGCTTTGGCACCAGGCTCTTCAAATTCAGGGACACCTCCAACACGCTTCAGTCTCCAAGAGTTTTCAAAGTCATCCGGTATCAGGGCGAACTGATCGCCGTCGGCGAGTTCTCTCTGACCACCGTGGAAGACCACGCCAGTATCGCGCGATATCAGGATGGAGAATGGGTTCCGCTCGCGCCGTCTATGGCTTTCCCGGCCGGCTCGCGATTCCGCAACGCCTTTGTCTTTGACAACAAGCTGTTCCTCGTCGGTACTTCCGTCAAGACTCCCGACGGCACAGGGACCACTGTCTATTTTGATTCGGCTGCGTGGTCGGCTCCGAGCACGGCGCTCAACGCACGCAGCGATTTTTGCCTTCACGCAGGCAACCTCCACGCCGTCGCCGGCGACGGACTAACCGTGGTGCGGTGGAACGGGTCCGGATGGGACGCTGTCGGCCCGGCCCTTCCGAGCGCGGTGAATGCGATCGCCTCGTATCGAGGCTCGCTCTATTCGGGCGGCGCATTCGGTCTTCGCAAATTCGACGGAACAAGTTGGGCTGCCCTCACAAGCGTCGGGAACTTCGGCACGGTGCAAGCCCTCATTGAGCACAACGGCGAACTCGCGATCGGAACCGATGGGACACTCTCGTACTCTTTCAGCGGCGTCTCGAATTCCGCCACCGGGCTCGCCCGGTTTTCGGCCGACAACATCCCGGTCATCCTTCAGAACCCGCTTTCGCGCACCGGCGCCTGCGGAGAGACCACCACGCTCACTGTGACGACCGCGAACTACGGCCCCTCGTCTTATCACTGGTATAAGGACAGCGTGCTGCTGGCAAATGGGCCGACCGGAAGCGGATCGATTCTTTCCGGAGTTTCGACCAAGTCTCTCGTGATCACCAATCTCGGTTCGAGCGACGCCGGTTCGTATACGTGCGTTGTCAGCGTCAGCACGCTCTGCGGCAACACGACAACCGCGCCCGCGGTGCTCGCGGCCACCTGCTGCCCGGCGGATTTGAACAACGATCTTGTGGTCGACGACGCCGACTTCGAGCTGTTCGTCGCCGCTTACAACACGCTCGTCTGCGGATCTCCCGAAATGCCGATCGGCTGCCAAGCCGATTTCAACGGCGACGGACTCGTGGACGACACCGATTTCGTGTACTTCGTGATCGCGTACAACGAACTGGCCTGCCCATGA
- a CDS encoding arylsulfatase, giving the protein MRVLFSRLLSLFLFMSLAVAQSPAPSKPNILVIWGDDIGIWNISHNSRGMMGYKTPNIDRIANEGVSFTDYYGQQSCTAGRAAFIGGNVPVRTGMTKVGLPGAKEGWQKTDVTMATVLKSQGYATGQFGKNHQGDLDEHLPTMHGFDEFLGNLYHLNAEEEPENRDYPTNMKMPSGKTFHEQYGPRGVLHAWSDGKGGQRIEDTGPLTKKRMETIDDETVAAAKDFITRQVKEGKPFFCWWNGTRMHFRTHVRAEHKNLAGPHSDEYSDGMVEHDMNVGELLKLLDDLGIADNTLVMYSTDNGPHYNTWPDAATTPFRSEKNSNWEGAYRVPAFVRWPNHFPAGTTLNGIVSHEDWLPTFAAVAGAPDIKEKLRDSVELNGRKYHNYIDGYNQLDYLEGKAKESPRREFFYVNDDGQSSPSATPTGRPSSSRTAASPSASGASPLPNSASPSSSTSAATPSSAPSTIPTPTTTGSSTTSTCSCPCSSSPASSS; this is encoded by the coding sequence ATGCGAGTGCTGTTCTCCAGGCTGCTGTCGCTGTTTCTCTTCATGAGCCTTGCGGTCGCGCAATCGCCCGCACCCTCCAAGCCCAACATCCTCGTCATCTGGGGCGACGACATCGGGATCTGGAACATCAGCCACAACAGCCGCGGCATGATGGGATACAAGACTCCCAACATCGACCGCATCGCGAACGAAGGTGTCTCCTTCACCGACTATTACGGACAGCAGTCCTGCACGGCCGGCCGCGCCGCATTCATCGGGGGCAATGTCCCCGTCCGCACCGGCATGACCAAGGTCGGGCTCCCCGGCGCCAAAGAAGGTTGGCAGAAGACCGATGTCACCATGGCCACCGTGCTCAAGAGCCAGGGCTACGCCACCGGCCAGTTCGGCAAGAACCACCAGGGCGATCTCGACGAGCACCTGCCCACGATGCACGGCTTCGATGAGTTTCTCGGCAACCTCTACCACCTCAACGCCGAGGAAGAGCCGGAGAACCGCGATTACCCCACCAACATGAAGATGCCCAGCGGCAAGACCTTCCACGAGCAGTACGGACCCCGCGGCGTTCTGCACGCCTGGTCCGATGGCAAGGGCGGCCAGCGCATCGAAGACACCGGCCCTCTTACCAAGAAGCGCATGGAAACCATCGACGACGAAACCGTCGCCGCCGCCAAGGACTTCATCACCCGCCAGGTAAAGGAAGGCAAGCCCTTCTTCTGCTGGTGGAACGGCACGCGCATGCACTTCCGCACGCACGTTCGCGCCGAGCACAAGAACCTCGCCGGCCCGCACTCCGATGAATACTCCGACGGCATGGTCGAACACGACATGAACGTGGGCGAATTGCTCAAGCTGCTCGATGATCTCGGAATCGCCGACAACACGCTCGTCATGTACTCGACCGACAACGGCCCGCACTACAACACCTGGCCCGACGCCGCGACCACGCCCTTCCGCAGCGAGAAAAACAGCAACTGGGAAGGTGCCTACCGCGTCCCGGCTTTCGTCCGCTGGCCCAACCACTTCCCCGCCGGCACGACGCTCAACGGCATCGTCTCGCACGAAGACTGGCTGCCCACCTTCGCCGCCGTCGCCGGCGCGCCCGACATCAAGGAAAAGCTCCGCGACAGCGTCGAACTCAATGGTCGCAAGTACCACAACTACATCGACGGCTACAACCAGCTCGACTACCTCGAAGGCAAGGCGAAGGAATCGCCCCGCCGCGAGTTCTTCTACGTGAACGACGACGGCCAGTCGTCGCCATCCGCTACGCCGACTGGAAGGCCGTCTTCCTCGAGAACCGCGGCGTCGCCTTCGGCGTCTGGCGCGAGCCCTTTACCGAACTCCGCGTCCCCCTCCTCTTCAACCTCCGCCGCGACCCCTTCGAGCGCGCCCAGCACAATTCCAACACCTACAACGACTGGTTCCTCGACCACGTCTACGTGCTCGTGCCCATGCAGCAGCTCGCCGGCAAGTTCCTCATGA
- a CDS encoding PQQ-dependent sugar dehydrogenase — MRTSHSSRRISRGRQFRLIALAMSALCAAPLRADSVPLAIFDPNLQVEIVVNAGISQPIGIVFFAANDFLVLEKASGQVKRVINGVVQPVPVLDLAVNSASERGLLSMALDPAFPTAPYAYVRWTESSTGADTSVTLETPLSGNRIDRFTWNGSSFVFDRNILAVRSLQTDNVVVPGHPGTNNGGNPAGNHNGGVIHFGPDGKLYVFLGDLGRRGWMQNLPSGPFLTDPFVDDTFGGPGPDNAHLSGVILRLNTDGSAPADNPFFAVGASMGGEVGANIQKIYSYGHRNAFGMAFDPYSGSLWETENADDAYSELNRVVPGMNGGWIQIAGPLYRYADFKMIETTQFNSALQQNRFPPTRLAYTADAALSRMFMLPGAVYVDPDLSWRYEIGPAGTTFVEGTALGAEYDGTLWIGSARGNQQVGANGGSLYRLRLTPDRMHVDVSADPRLADRVADNLFRPQKFDGTESETLLIGSGFGITPDIEQGPDGNLYVVSNTDNTVYRIRRRPAAAPVLRYQGEETIKQGDLDENQ; from the coding sequence ATGCGAACGAGTCATTCAAGTCGTCGGATTTCGCGAGGACGGCAATTCCGATTGATCGCGCTCGCGATGAGCGCGCTGTGCGCGGCACCGCTCCGTGCCGATTCGGTTCCGCTCGCGATCTTCGATCCCAATCTCCAGGTCGAGATTGTGGTGAACGCCGGCATTTCTCAACCGATCGGGATTGTGTTCTTTGCCGCCAACGATTTCCTGGTGCTCGAAAAAGCGTCGGGCCAGGTAAAGCGCGTCATCAACGGAGTCGTTCAGCCGGTACCGGTCCTCGATCTCGCCGTCAACTCCGCATCGGAGCGTGGGTTGCTGAGCATGGCGCTCGATCCAGCATTTCCGACCGCGCCCTACGCCTACGTGCGCTGGACCGAGAGCAGCACCGGCGCGGACACTTCGGTCACGCTCGAGACGCCGCTCAGCGGCAACCGCATCGATCGATTCACCTGGAACGGTTCGTCATTCGTCTTCGATCGCAACATACTCGCGGTGCGTTCGCTCCAGACCGACAACGTTGTGGTGCCCGGCCACCCCGGAACCAACAACGGGGGAAACCCGGCCGGGAATCACAACGGCGGCGTGATCCACTTCGGACCCGACGGGAAGCTTTATGTCTTCCTGGGCGACCTGGGCCGACGCGGCTGGATGCAGAATCTGCCAAGCGGCCCGTTCCTCACCGATCCGTTTGTCGACGACACCTTCGGTGGCCCCGGACCCGACAACGCACATCTGTCGGGGGTCATTCTCCGCCTGAACACGGACGGAAGCGCCCCCGCCGACAATCCGTTTTTCGCTGTCGGCGCTTCGATGGGTGGCGAGGTCGGCGCCAACATTCAGAAGATCTATTCCTACGGACACCGCAACGCGTTCGGCATGGCCTTCGACCCATACTCGGGTTCGCTCTGGGAAACCGAGAACGCCGACGACGCCTACAGCGAACTCAACCGCGTTGTCCCCGGCATGAACGGAGGCTGGATTCAGATCGCCGGTCCTCTCTATCGCTACGCCGATTTCAAGATGATCGAAACAACTCAGTTCAACAGTGCGCTCCAGCAGAACCGCTTCCCGCCGACCCGCCTCGCCTACACCGCCGACGCGGCACTCTCCCGCATGTTCATGCTCCCGGGCGCGGTGTATGTCGATCCCGATCTGAGTTGGCGCTACGAGATAGGACCCGCCGGAACAACTTTCGTTGAGGGCACCGCGCTCGGAGCGGAATATGACGGCACGCTCTGGATCGGATCGGCCCGCGGCAATCAACAGGTCGGAGCCAACGGAGGCAGCCTGTATCGCCTGCGCCTGACGCCGGACCGGATGCATGTTGACGTCAGCGCCGATCCGCGCCTTGCCGATCGAGTCGCCGACAACCTCTTCCGTCCGCAGAAATTCGACGGAACGGAAAGCGAAACGCTCCTCATTGGTAGCGGGTTCGGCATCACGCCCGACATCGAGCAGGGACCCGACGGAAACCTCTACGTCGTGTCCAACACCGACAACACCGTCTACCGGATCCGCCGCAGGCCGGCCGCGGCACCGGTTCTCAGATACCAAGGGGAAGAAACCATCAAACAAGGCGATCTCGATGAAAACCAATAA
- a CDS encoding DNRLRE domain-containing protein produces the protein MPNPRHSICVTLLIVSSAAAHAALVSLTPVADNTLYQSESGSFSNGQGSAMFAGRNAFDPTTIRRCVFRFAVAETIPANQRITSATLSLTQNGSNGDPQACSLYRLAASWGEGASVAFGGQGGGAPSTTNDATWKHRFWPGTNWATPGGDFAPVLSAATDVGGFDRFSWSSTQLVADVQFMLDNPASDFGWILRGNEDSPQTTKKFSTREDLTPSNRPALVLEYTPLCTGDLNEDGIVEDSDFVLFVFSYNLLACSDASIPLGCPADFNGDGFVDDADFVLFVSAYNELICP, from the coding sequence ATGCCGAATCCTCGCCATTCGATTTGCGTGACGCTTTTGATCGTTTCCTCCGCAGCGGCACACGCCGCACTGGTTTCGCTCACTCCCGTTGCGGACAACACGCTCTACCAATCGGAGTCCGGGAGTTTCTCGAACGGGCAGGGTTCGGCGATGTTCGCTGGCCGAAACGCATTCGACCCAACGACGATCAGGCGATGCGTCTTTCGCTTTGCGGTCGCCGAAACGATTCCTGCAAACCAGCGCATCACAAGCGCGACCCTCTCGCTCACTCAGAACGGGTCGAACGGAGACCCGCAGGCGTGCTCGCTCTATCGCCTGGCCGCGTCCTGGGGTGAGGGGGCTTCCGTCGCGTTCGGCGGACAAGGAGGCGGCGCGCCCTCAACAACAAACGACGCGACGTGGAAACATCGCTTCTGGCCCGGAACCAATTGGGCCACGCCCGGAGGCGACTTCGCGCCCGTGCTTTCCGCGGCAACCGACGTCGGCGGCTTCGATCGATTCTCCTGGAGCTCAACCCAGCTGGTCGCCGACGTCCAGTTCATGCTGGACAATCCCGCATCGGACTTCGGATGGATACTCCGCGGCAACGAAGACTCGCCTCAAACCACCAAGAAATTCTCGACCCGCGAAGACCTCACGCCTTCGAACCGCCCCGCGCTCGTTCTTGAATACACGCCGCTTTGCACCGGTGATCTGAACGAGGATGGAATCGTCGAAGACTCCGACTTTGTCCTCTTTGTTTTCAGCTACAACCTGCTCGCCTGCTCCGACGCCTCCATCCCTCTTGGCTGTCCGGCCGACTTCAATGGCGACGGCTTCGTTGACGATGCGGACTTTGTGCTGTTTGTTTCTGCCTACAACGAACTGATCTGCCCATAA
- a CDS encoding serine/threonine protein kinase, whose product MTPERWAIVKGIFAAARKAPRRDRAAIVESLCDGDVEIKTQAQALLDADDAMPEMDTPSRLLGLPQTDSEKLIDGASTVTPERVGSYSVLRLVGSGRSGAVYEAMQPKTRRAVALKVVRLGRTGAQALQRFEFEATALARLSHTGIAQIYEAGVDTNSGEARPFLAMEMVSGARITEYVNRENLDLRSRIRLVVQVCEAVQHAHERGIVHLDLKPANILVSSEGQPKIVDFGVAMISDLPEGAQPTERGGTIPYMSPEQLSGRSNEIDLRSDVYALGVLLYELIEGKLPREIAGRSYVEAILRAKAGGGFAWAGKSKPGVDEDLKQIVLRATKASPDERYQSALELGLDLRRYLEGFPVSARKATAIYVAGRFVKRRRGASAAIALGALGLLAMAGWSVWSGRRARDDAAVARELVTLVLNEEVARIADTQGTQEARRAWIAHVRPGVMQLLSRHPRDAGTALVAARLLMLESDVEHESARIDDALRLRLAALKIRQSAALADQTDERTLMDFSINLAKAGDVFLDRGYVQEGRSFYERALSIDKELAARPGASDEAIDNLSWSYERRRRFAATTEENRELAEKKLALAKELVQRDPRRAISRYNLACAEISLADFAASPAEKEPHLRSALQEAQVAMGINSESRSSYRAFIVAMRRMAELKAGDAPDDETRQLIDEMVALAESFRSSERRDLGLCSAVLHAEMAAAEILIRWGYRDEAIDLSHRVEALLPDYDIALAGRPDEEGIRARYHSLAESLAK is encoded by the coding sequence ATGACGCCGGAGCGGTGGGCGATTGTCAAAGGGATCTTTGCCGCGGCGCGCAAGGCGCCCCGGCGCGATCGCGCGGCGATTGTTGAGAGCCTTTGCGACGGAGACGTCGAGATCAAGACCCAGGCCCAAGCGCTGCTCGACGCCGACGACGCGATGCCGGAGATGGATACGCCGTCTCGGCTGCTGGGCCTGCCGCAGACCGATTCGGAAAAGCTCATCGATGGCGCGAGCACGGTCACGCCGGAGCGTGTCGGCAGCTACTCGGTGCTCAGGCTTGTGGGATCCGGACGTTCCGGCGCTGTCTATGAGGCGATGCAGCCCAAGACCAGGCGCGCCGTGGCGCTGAAAGTCGTGCGGCTGGGGCGCACCGGCGCACAGGCGCTCCAGCGATTCGAATTCGAGGCGACGGCGCTGGCGCGTCTCTCACACACCGGCATCGCCCAGATCTATGAGGCGGGTGTTGATACGAACAGCGGGGAGGCCCGACCGTTCCTTGCGATGGAGATGGTGAGCGGCGCCCGGATCACGGAGTACGTGAACCGGGAGAATCTGGATCTGCGGTCGCGAATTCGGCTGGTGGTGCAGGTGTGCGAGGCCGTTCAGCACGCGCACGAACGGGGAATTGTGCACCTGGATCTGAAGCCGGCGAACATCCTGGTTTCTTCGGAGGGACAGCCGAAGATCGTGGATTTCGGCGTGGCGATGATAAGCGATCTGCCGGAGGGCGCGCAGCCGACCGAGCGCGGCGGGACGATTCCCTACATGAGCCCGGAGCAGCTCTCGGGTCGCTCGAACGAGATCGACTTGCGGTCGGATGTCTACGCGCTGGGCGTGCTTCTCTACGAATTGATCGAGGGCAAGTTGCCCCGTGAGATCGCGGGCCGGAGCTACGTGGAAGCGATCCTTCGCGCCAAGGCGGGAGGCGGGTTTGCGTGGGCGGGCAAATCCAAACCGGGCGTCGATGAAGACCTGAAGCAGATCGTGCTACGGGCGACGAAAGCCTCGCCCGACGAGCGCTACCAGTCGGCGCTCGAGCTCGGGCTGGATTTGCGCCGCTATCTCGAAGGCTTCCCGGTCTCGGCGAGAAAGGCGACGGCCATTTACGTCGCGGGTCGATTCGTGAAGCGGAGACGGGGCGCCTCCGCGGCGATCGCGCTCGGCGCGCTCGGGCTGCTGGCGATGGCGGGGTGGAGCGTTTGGTCGGGTCGCCGGGCACGAGACGATGCCGCCGTCGCGCGCGAGCTGGTGACCCTCGTCTTGAACGAGGAAGTCGCACGGATCGCCGACACGCAGGGCACGCAGGAGGCGAGGAGAGCCTGGATCGCGCACGTCCGGCCCGGGGTGATGCAGCTGCTATCGAGGCACCCGAGGGACGCGGGCACCGCCCTGGTGGCGGCGCGCCTGCTGATGCTCGAAAGCGATGTCGAGCACGAGTCCGCCCGGATCGATGACGCGCTGCGTCTTCGCCTTGCGGCGCTGAAGATCCGCCAGAGCGCAGCACTCGCGGATCAGACGGACGAACGCACGCTCATGGATTTTTCGATCAACCTCGCGAAAGCGGGGGATGTCTTCCTCGATCGCGGATACGTCCAGGAAGGCAGGAGTTTCTACGAGCGGGCGCTTTCGATCGACAAGGAATTGGCGGCAAGGCCCGGCGCGAGCGATGAAGCGATCGACAATCTGTCCTGGAGTTACGAGCGGAGGCGTAGGTTCGCGGCGACGACCGAAGAAAACCGCGAGTTGGCCGAAAAGAAGCTCGCGCTGGCGAAAGAGCTGGTCCAGCGGGATCCACGCCGGGCGATTTCGCGATACAACCTGGCCTGCGCCGAGATTTCGCTCGCCGACTTTGCGGCCTCGCCGGCCGAAAAGGAGCCGCATCTCCGCAGCGCGCTGCAGGAAGCACAGGTCGCCATGGGGATCAACTCAGAGAGCCGCTCGAGCTATCGCGCGTTCATTGTCGCGATGAGGAGAATGGCCGAACTGAAGGCGGGCGATGCGCCCGACGATGAGACCCGGCAACTCATCGACGAGATGGTCGCGCTTGCCGAATCGTTCCGGTCCTCGGAGCGGCGGGACCTCGGTCTCTGCAGCGCGGTGCTGCATGCCGAGATGGCGGCGGCCGAGATTCTCATCCGGTGGGGATACCGCGACGAGGCAATCGATCTCTCGCACAGGGTCGAGGCGTTACTCCCGGACTACGACATCGCGCTGGCGGGCAGACCGGACGAAGAAGGCATTCGCGCGCGCTATCACAGCCTTGCGGAATCGCTGGCAAAGTAA
- a CDS encoding glycosyltransferase family 4 protein, with protein sequence MNRPGLLIILPCGMTVGGVTSWAVRIANGLSRERACGLVLHRPASHAAPWYPKLEPAVRVFDLSRIAPVESANGEIEWLVREYRDAARAMGGRVVLFPTLLGDCFGACAALTQSSLVDVRLVGFAHSDNGYDARVIEHYKPALNKAAAVSARLADTLRARWRGRERDVRFIATGIEAGGTRTPASGIRTIVYTGRMDENVKRVSALIHMSDALRARGVDHALRIVGDGPAAEAVDRMIKERSGEPARRIERVSAATPERVREFLRASEFFVLPSRSEGLSVSMLEAMSEGCCCVVPSQHSGASEAIENGVSGVLLATDSAASARSAGEDLAAAIANVSGERAEAIGAQARIVVRERFGIADHLRAVSMLIDEAAEENARRWPRDKTAAFTARPGEVGSGTVPHDADARLREVMDSLRGRSVAVHGTGRHSIELAHVLSDYSSEIRAYVDDDPSRQGIEFLGKPVVSPQEAGHLGATDLVISSSLHQEAIWARRAEFEQVGVRVHRLYA encoded by the coding sequence ATGAATCGGCCCGGGTTGCTCATCATTCTTCCTTGCGGGATGACGGTGGGGGGCGTGACCAGTTGGGCGGTTCGGATCGCGAATGGGCTGAGCCGCGAACGAGCGTGCGGGCTGGTGCTGCACCGGCCGGCATCTCACGCCGCCCCGTGGTATCCAAAGCTTGAACCGGCGGTGCGCGTCTTCGATCTGAGCCGGATCGCTCCGGTCGAGAGCGCAAACGGCGAAATCGAGTGGTTGGTGCGCGAATACCGGGACGCGGCACGCGCGATGGGCGGGCGGGTTGTTCTGTTCCCGACCCTGCTCGGCGATTGCTTTGGCGCGTGCGCCGCGCTCACGCAAAGCTCTCTTGTAGACGTTCGATTGGTGGGCTTTGCGCACAGCGACAACGGGTATGACGCGCGGGTGATCGAGCACTACAAACCGGCTTTGAACAAAGCGGCGGCGGTCAGTGCGAGACTCGCCGACACTCTGCGCGCGCGATGGCGCGGACGAGAACGCGACGTGCGGTTCATTGCCACAGGCATCGAGGCCGGCGGCACGCGGACGCCCGCGTCGGGAATTCGGACGATCGTGTACACGGGCCGAATGGACGAAAACGTCAAGAGGGTCAGTGCGCTGATTCATATGTCCGACGCGCTCCGTGCGCGCGGAGTCGATCACGCCCTTCGGATTGTCGGGGATGGTCCCGCGGCGGAGGCCGTCGACCGGATGATCAAGGAGAGGAGCGGCGAGCCGGCACGGCGCATCGAGCGGGTTTCCGCCGCGACGCCCGAGAGGGTCCGGGAGTTTCTGCGTGCGAGCGAGTTCTTTGTTCTGCCCTCGCGATCGGAAGGGCTGAGCGTGTCGATGCTCGAAGCGATGAGCGAGGGCTGCTGTTGTGTCGTCCCGTCGCAACATTCGGGCGCTTCGGAGGCGATCGAAAACGGCGTGAGCGGTGTGCTGCTTGCCACCGATTCGGCGGCGTCGGCGCGGAGTGCGGGCGAGGATCTTGCCGCGGCAATCGCGAACGTTTCCGGGGAGCGAGCAGAAGCGATTGGTGCGCAGGCGAGAATCGTCGTGCGGGAGCGATTCGGCATCGCCGACCACCTGCGGGCGGTTTCGATGTTGATCGACGAGGCGGCGGAAGAAAACGCGAGGCGATGGCCGCGCGACAAGACCGCGGCGTTCACGGCGCGACCCGGCGAAGTCGGCAGCGGAACCGTGCCGCATGACGCGGACGCGCGGCTGCGTGAAGTGATGGACTCGCTTCGCGGGCGCAGCGTCGCGGTTCATGGGACCGGCCGGCACAGCATCGAACTGGCGCACGTGCTCAGCGACTACTCGAGCGAGATTCGCGCGTACGTGGACGACGATCCTTCCCGTCAGGGAATCGAGTTCCTCGGCAAGCCGGTGGTTTCGCCGCAGGAAGCAGGGCACCTTGGCGCAACGGATCTCGTGATCTCGTCAAGCCTGCATCAGGAAGCGATCTGGGCGCGGCGCGCCGAATTCGAACAAGTCGGCGTTCGCGTGCACCGTCTGTACGCTTGA